The genomic segment GCTGGCGCACCCGCAAGGCTGAGGCGGGGGACCGGGCCAAGGCAGAGGGGGCACCGCACTGGATTGCCCCTCCTCCCGCATTCCGGGTGAACCGTGCCTTCAGCCTGGGCGGACTTGTCAGGCGGCGCAGCACGGCGGGCAGGCACCGGGCAGGGGCCGGGACAGCGCCGCTTCGGTCACCGAGTGGACGGCGACCCGATTACTCCTCGCGGGACCGCACCGGAAAGGCCGGGTGAATTCGCAGCACCCGCGTCAGCGCGACCACCCACGCCAGCGAGAACAGCGCCCCGCCCAGCACGTCGGTCGGGTAGTGAACGCCGATATACACGCGCGACCACATCATTCCCAGCACGTACAGGCCACCCAGAATCAGCGCCGGAACCCGCCAGCGCGTCGGCCACAGCAGCACCAGCAGCGAGGTCGCCAGCGCCGAGGCGAACATCGCGTGCCCGCTGGGAAAGGAATAGTCGGGTTCAGGAAGGATCGGGGTCCAGAAGGCGGGCCGGGGCCGGTCGAAGACGTTTTTGAGCAGCACGTTGATCAGCGCCACGCCGCCCAGGCCCAGAGCCAAGAAGTACCCCAGCCGGTGCCGCAGCCGGTAGAAGAGAAAGACCAGCACCAGCGTCACGGGCACCATGCCCCGCGCACTCCCCAGCAGTGAGAAGGTGGCGGCCACGTGGTCGAGCAGAGGCGACTGCCCCGCGTGCAGCGCGCGCATCAGCGGTTCCTCGAAGGCAAAGGGCTCCTTGTCGAAGACGTCCTCCGCGATGGAGACGAAGATCAGCAGGGGCACCAGCAGCCCGAAAAACAGCAGCAGCAGCCTGCGCCAGTGCGCCCGGACAAAGGCGAGAAGGTGTCTCAGGGGGCCAGAGGTGGAAGGGGCCGGGGTCATGAATCCGCCCACGCTACCCTCCCCCGCTCGGCAGCGGGTCCAGGCAGCAGTGGGCAAGTGTTCATCCCCGCCAGGCGGGCACTGCCGCACCGTCCCGGCCCCGGTCCCCTACACTGTCCGGGTTGCCGCGCCTGCGCGGAGTCAAGGAGGACACTGTGGGACTCGCCATCGGAATCGTCGGGCTGCCGAACGTCGGCAAAAGCACCCTGTTTAACGCCATCACGCGGGCCGGAGCGCTCGCCGCCAACTACCCCTTCGCCACCATCGAACCCAACGTGGGCCGGGTGACCGTGCCCGACGAGCGCCTCGCCGCCCTGAGCAAGGTCTTTACCAAGGGCGACCGGGTGCCGCCCATCATCCCCACCTTTGTCGAGTTCGTGGACATCGCCGGGCTGGTCAAGGGGGCCAGTCAGGGCGAGGGCCTGGGCAACCAGTTCCTGGCGAACATCCGCGAGGTGGACGCCATCGCCCACGTCGTGCGCTGCTTCGAGGACGGCAACGTGGTCCACGTGGCCGGGAAGGTCGATCCCATTGACGATATCGAGACGATCAACACCGAGCTGATCCTCGCCGACCTCGCCGGGCTGGAAAAGCGGCTGGCGAACCTCCAGAAAAAGGCCAAGGGCGGCGACAAGGAGGCCCGCGAGCAGGCCGAACTCGCCGAGCAGATTCTGGCCGTGCTGGGCGAGGGGAAACCCGCCCGCGCGGGCCGCTACGAGGGCAGGATTCCCAAGGAATTCGGCCTGATCACCACCAAGCCCGTGATCTACGTGGCGAATGTGGGCGAGGACGACCTGGGGGAGGACAACGCGTACGTGCAGCAGGTGCGCGAATACGCTGCCCGCGAGGGGGCCTCGGTCGTCAAAATCAGCGCCCAGATCGAGGGCGAACTCGCCGAGATGCCGGAGGACGAGGCCCGCGAGTTCCTGGCTGACCTCGGCGTGGAGGAAAGCGGCCTCGACCAGCTCGTCAAAGTCGGGTACGAGACGCTGGGCCTGATCACCTTCATCACTTCCGGCGAAAAGGAAGTGCGGGCCTGGACCATCCGCCGGGGGGAGAAGGCGCCCGAAGCTGCCGGGGAGATTCACTCCGACCTCGAACGCGGCTTTATCCGCGCCGAGGTCATCGAGTGGCAGAAGATGGTCGAGGCGGGCGGCTGGGCGAATGCCAAGAGCAAGGGCTGGGTCCGCACCGAGGGCAAGGAGTACGTGATGCAGGACGGCGACATCATGAACGTGCTGCACAACATGTAAACCGAACGGCCAGCACGAGGCGGAAGGGCACTGGGGGGTCCCAGCCTTCCGCCTCGTGCGTTCGGCCCTCCGTCCTCTCTGCGCTACAGTGCTTCCCCCATGACGACCCCCTCCCCCACCCCCAGTCCCGAGGCGCCCCAGGGCGTCACCCTCGTCGTCACCGAACTCGTGCGGCCCGCGCGGGTGGCGGACTACGAGGCGTGGGCGCGGGAGCTGCACGGGCGGCTGGGGCAGCAGCCCGGCTTCGTGGGAGTTCACGTCCTGCGGGGCGAGAGCGGCGGCACGCCGGAATACATGACGCTGCTGCGCTTCGCCTCGCCGGAAGCGCTCGCGGCGTGGCGGGAGTCGGAAGCCTACCGCTCGGCCCTGGCCCGGCTGCCCGAGTTCACGGCGGGCGAGGTGGACTACCGCGAGTCGGTGGGGCTGGAGGCGTGGTTCGACCGCCCCACCCGCACGACCGGAGCCCCGCCCCTCTGGAAAAACGTGCTGGTGGGCTTCGTGGGGGTCTACCCGCTGATTCTGCTGTTCACGTGGCTCTCGCACCCGCTGGTGCAGGGCTGGCCGTGGTGGGCGGCGATTCTGCCGTCGGCGTTTCTGGCGACCGTCTTCCTGAACTGGCCGGTGCTGCCGCTGCTCTCGCGGGGGCTGCGCGGATGGCTGTATCCCCGGAGGTAAGCCGACATAGAAAAGGCCCCAGCGTTCTGCCGGGGCCTTCCTGCGTTCCGGGGTCAGTCCGCCGGGACCGCCACCACGTCGGGCGAGTCCTCTCCGGCGGGCAATTGGCGGCGCACCTCGCGCATGGCGCTGTGGATGACGCCCAGAGCGAGGCTCATGGTGAGCATGGAGGAAAAGCCGTAGCTCACCAGGGGAAGCGGCACCCCGGTCACCGGAAAGAGGCCCGCCGCGACCGCCAGATTCACGAAGGCCTGCCCCACCACCATGAACATCGCGCCCGTGGCGAGGATGGTCGCGCCGTGGATCTCGGGGGTCATGGGGCGCACGCGGGTGGCGAGCTGCGAGACTTGCAAGGCAGTGGCCACGATGAGCCAGTAGGCGAAAAAGAGCATCGCCACGCCCAGCAGCCCGGTGGAGTAGCCCACCGTCGCCACGATCAGGTCGGTGTCGTCGGCAAAGTACGAGTAGCGTGGCCCATCCGGACCCTGCCCCCACAGCCCGCCGAAGTTGAGGTCGCGGTGGGCCTTGCCGATCTGATCCAGGCCCACCTCCGCCGTCTCCTCACGGTTCACGTGGCCGAAAAAGCGTTCGAGGATATAGGGGTGCGTCTCCAGATACTTGTTGAGGAAGGGCAGGCTCAGCAGCCCCAGCGCCAGCACGAAGCCGCTGATGTTGGTGATGCGGACCCCGGCGGCGTACATCAGGATGATGCCGAGGCCAAAGGTCAGCACCGAGGTGCCCAGGTCGGGTTCCAGAATGATCAGCAGCGTCGTGAAGACGATCATCCCTGTGGCGCTGATCAGCTTGTTCTGCACGCCCCGCCGCGAGAAAAAGGACGCCAGTTGCAGCACCAGCCCCAGCTTGGCGAGTTCGGACGGCTGAAAGCGAATCGGTCCGAACTCCAGCCAGCGCTTGACCCCCTCGCTGCCCGCCGCCCCCTGCCCGATAAAGAGGGTCAGCACCAACAGCACCAGCGTGAAGCCCCAGAAATAGGGGGCCAGCTTCAGGAAGAAGCGGGGCCGCAGCCGCGCCACCAGAAAGGTCGCCGCGAGCGCGATCAGCGCCTTGACCCCGTGGTCCAGAATCTTTTCCGGGGAGGCCGTCGCCACCCCGATCAGCCCCAGCGTCAGCAAGATGACCTGCGCCATCACGAGTTGCAGACTCATGCCTGTCCCTCCGGCTGGGCCGCCCCCGCTAGTTCACGGGCCACCCGCGCGAAGGTCAGGCCCCGCTCGCGGTAGTCGCGGAAGCTGTCAAAGCTGGTGCCCACGGGCGCGAGCAGCACGGTGCCAGACCCGCCGGGACCGCCCAGCGCCGCGAGTCCCGCCGCCGCCGCCGCCCGCAGGGTGGCCTCGCCCGTCTCGCCCCGCACGACCTCATAGGGAAGGTCCAGCCCACGGGCGAGCGCCTCGCCGTCTTCCCCGAAGGCGATCACGCGGGTGACCCGGCCCCGCGCCGCCTCCCGCAGGGGAGCGAGGTCGGCCCCCTTGTCGCGCCCGCCTACCAACCACGCGACGGGCGGCACCGAGCGTTCCAGCGCGGCCTGCACCGCGAGCGTCCGGGTGGCGATGGAGTCGTCCACGAAGCGGACGTTGCCCACGCGGGCGACCGTCTCGAAGCGTCCGGCGACGGGCTGGGCGGCCCGCAGCGAGTCGGCCAGCGCGGGCGCGTCCACCGGGCGGCCCAGCCGCGAGAGCAGCGCCTCGGCAGCGAGGAGGGCGGCGGCGGCGTTGGCGGGGTGCAGGCCCTCGGGCAGCTCGGAGGCGGCCAGCACCTCCCGCCCGTCCGCGAGGCTCAGGCGCCCAGGGGTGAAGGGCCGCACCTGCGCCCGCGCCGGCACGTCCAGCCCCGCCGGGACGACGAGCACGTCCTCCCCCGTCTGCCCTGCCGTGATGTTCCGCTTGGCCGCGTGGTAGGCCTCCACCGTGCGGTGGCGGTCGAGGTGGTCCACGCCGAGGTTGGTGATCACCGCGACAGGCAGGCGCAGGCCAGGCACCCGCTCCAGTTGAAAGCTCGACAGCTCGACCACCGCGACCTCGGCGTCGTCCACCACGTCGAGGAGAGGAGGGTCGATGTTGCCGCCCTCACGGGCGCCGACCCCCTGGCCGCGCAGCAAGTGGGCGATCAGCACCGTCGTGCCACCCTTGCCCGCCGTGCCCGTCACGCCCACCATCGGCAGTGTGGGGCGGGCGCGGGCCGCCAGCACGACTTCCCCGATGACCTCCGCCCCGCGCTCCGCGAGCGCGAGGAGGTCGGGATGGTCGATGGGCACCCCCGGTGCGGCGACCACCGTGTCGTAGGTGCCCGCCACGTCCCCCCGCCTGAAGCTCAGTTCACCCATCAGGGCCTCGTCCTCGGCCCCCGGCCGGGCGTCGTGCCACTCGGCCTGCCGCCCCTCACGGCCCAGAAACCGGGCCACGCCGCGCCCGCTGCGGCCCAGCCCGTAGATCAAGATTCGTTCGCCGCCCCCACTCCGTCCCCCGCGCTCCGTCACGCCCTTACCATAGGACAGCCGGTGACATGGAGGGGTGAATCCCACGGCCTCAGCGCAGCACGGGCAGGGCGTCTTCCTCCGGCTGGGGCACGGCGGGCGGCGTCACGCTCAGGCCCGCCTCCTCCCCTGCCCAGGTCATAAAGGCCGCGAGGCCCCGGCGGAACATCGGCGGGCGCTTCTCGCGCTTGCCCAGTTTGCGGACCTTGCCGCTCGGCCCCGGCTCGGGGGCGGGGAGTTCGGGCACCAGCGCCCAGTTCACGTTCATGGGCTGGAAGCCCTTGGGGTTGGCGGAGGCGAGGTAGCGCGTCAGGCCCCCCAGCATGGACTCGGCGGGTGGCGTCAGCGGCGCGAGGCCCAGCGCGAGCCGCGCCGCGTTCGTGCCCGCCAGCCACCCCGTCGCGGCGGATTCCAGATACCCCTCGGTGCCCGCGAGCACCCCCGCGACGAACTTCTTCCCGTCGGCCCGAAGCTGGAGGGTCGAGTCCAGCACCTCCGGGGCGCAGAGATACGTGTTGCGGTGCATCACCCCGTAGCGGACGATCTCGGCGTTTTCCAGGCCGGGGATAAGCTGGACGACCGCCTTCTGATCCCCCCACTTCAGGCCGGTCTGGAAGCCGACGAGCGACCACATCCGGCCCTCGCGGTCCTCCTGGCGCAGCTGGGCGACCGCGTAGGGCCAGCGCCCGGTGCGGGGGTCATCCAGGCCCTTGGGCGACATCGGGCCAAAGCGCGGGGTGTCCACCCCCCGGCGGGCGATCTCCTCGATGGGCATGCAGCCCTCGAAGAATTCGAGCTTTTCCCAGTCGTGGGGGGTGTGGGCACGGGCCTGCTCCAGCGCCCCGAAAAAGCGCAGGTACTCCTCCTTGGTGAAGGGGCAGTTGATGTAGTCCGCGCTCTGCTCGTAGCGCCCGGCCCGCCACGCCACGCCCAGGTTGATGCTGTCAAAGGCGATCACGGGCGCGGCGGCGTCGTAGAAGCTCAGGCGCTCGCTGCCGGTCAGGCGCATCAGGTCGGCGGCGAGGGCGTCCGAGGTCAGCGGCCCGGTGGCGATCACCGCGATGCCTTCCGGGACAGCCTCAATCTCACCGGGCACGACCTCGATGAGGGGGTGCCCGCGCACCGCCTGGGTCACGCGGGCGCTGAACTCGTCGCGGTCCACGGCGAGGGCGTTGCCTGCCGGAACGCGGCTCTGGTCGGCCGCCCCCACGATGGCTCCGCCCACCGAGCGCAGTTCGGCTTGCAGGAGTCCTTTGGCCTGCATCTCGCCCTCGCCGCCCAGCGACGTGGAGCAGACGAGTTCGGCGAAGTTGCCGGTGCGGTGCGCGGGGGTCATCTTGACCGGGCGCATCTCGAACAGGCGCACCCGCACGCCGAGGCGGGCCGCCGCGAGTGCGGCCTCCGAGCCCGCGAGCCCGGCGCCGACGACGGTGATGGTGGGGGAAGAAGCGGTCATCGGGGCGCAGTGTAGGCGAGCGGGCCTCGCGGCGCGGTGCGCGGCGGCAACATTCAGCGCTCCGGCGTGCCCCCCACCGCCGCTTTGACCCGCGAGAGCCCCTCGTACAGCAGCGTCCGCAGGGCCGCGAGGCGGTCAGACGGCAGCGGCAGCGTCATGTCAAAGCGCGTCTCCCCGGCGGGCACGCTGACGGCCTCCACCCCGCCCGAGGCGATCAGGCGAGTCGCCCGGCGGGAGTGGCTGGGAGAAGTCACCACGAGGACCCGCCGCCACCCCCGCTCGCGGGCGAGGTCGCGGACACGGGCGGCCTCGTCGCGGGTGGTCGTCACGCGGCGCAGGGTGACGATCTCCGGGCCGCCCTGCGGGTACAGGGCGCGGATGTGGGCGCGTTGGAGGTCGCTCTGGCGGGGGCAGCTCGTCGGGCCGAGGAGGTCAGACTGCTCCGAGACGGTGAGCCGGGGCGCGTACCCGGCCCGCCACAGCTCCAGCCCGCGCACCAGCCGCGCGAGGCTGTGGGGGTCCAGCGTGCCCGTCCCGCACTGCACCCCCGCTCCCAGCACCACGACCGCGTCGGCGCGGACGGGGGGCTGCGAGAGCACCAGCCCGGCAAGGGGAGCGCGGAGCACCGGGGTCAGCAGGCACGCGGCAAAGACGGCGGCCACGACGCCCGACCCCACCCGCAGCCCCCGCCGCGACGGGGCGAAAGCTCCCGCCACCCCACCCCCCAGCACCAGCGCGAGCAGCAGCGGGACCGTGCCGCGAATCTCACCCAGGTAGGCGGCCAGGACCGCCAGGGCCGCGCCGATGGCCGCTCCCTCCAGCACCCCCCGCCCGCGCTCAGTCGCCATGCGCCTCCGGGACCGGGTCGAGCTGCACCCGCATCCGGGGATAGGCCACCTCCAGGCCCGCCGCGTCCAGGGCGGCGCGGGCAGCCTCCAGCACGCGCATCCGGGTCACGGGGTAGCTCGCTACCTCCTCCGCGTCGATCCAGAAGCGCAGCAGCAGCCGCACCCGGCTCTCCTCCAGTTCCTGCACGAGGACCACGGGTGGAGGGTCGTCGAGCACGCCGGGAAAGGTCTGGAGAACGGGCATCAACACCGCCCGCGCCCGCTCCACGCCACCCTCGTAGGCGACGCCCAGCGGGATGTTGAGCCGCAGCCGCCCGCCCACCGTCAGGTTCTCGACGACCGCGCCCGCCACGTCCTTGTTGGGGATGCTGACGTACTCGCCGTCGCGGGTGCGCAGCCGGGTGGTCCGCAGGGTCAGGCTGGCGACCTGGCCCTCGTGGTTCTCGGTGCGGATCCAGTCCCCGATGCGGAAGGGGCGGTCGAGCAGCAGCGTGACCCCGCTGATCAGGTTGGCGAGGATGTCCTGCGCGGCGAAGCCCACCGCCAGCCCCGCCACCCCCAGGCCGCCCAGGATGGGCAGCAGGTCGATGCCGAACTGCGCCGACACGAGGTACACGCCCAGCAGCACCCACACCGCCCGCGTGAGGTTGCGGGCCAGCAGCCGCAGGCTGGCGTCGAGGTCGAGGCGGTCGGCCTCCACCCGCAACAGGTGCGACACCACGCTCCAGCCCACGAACAGCAGCAGCAGCAGCAGGTAGGTCCGGAAGACCGGGCGGCTCCAGTTCGACAGTCCCGGAAACAGCGCCCCCACCGACAGCACCACCAGCAGCCCGAAGGTCAGGCGCAGCACCGTGCGGACGAGGTGCCCGGCCGTCGCCTGCGCGTCCGTCCGGACCAGCCGCCGCACCAGGACCTGCCCCGCCCGCGACGCCAGCCGGAAGACCAGGGCGTAGACCAGCACCAGGCCCAGGGCGATCAAGGCGTTCGCGCCGTAGGCGGCCAGCGCCCGCTCCACCTCGCGCCAGGTGTCCAGCAGCGCCGCCCACAGCGCGTCCAACCCCAGCAATTGCGAGGTGTTCACGTCGCCGGTCATGGGGGGAGTGTACCGGGCCAGGGAAAACCGCCGGGGACCACCGCCCCCGGACCCCCTCCCTATACTCCCGGCCATGACCCGCCGACCCGCCCTCCTCGCCGCACTCGCCCTGGCCGCCGCGCTGCTGGCCGTCGCGCTGGCGCTGACCTCGCGCTCCGGCACCCCAGCCGAGAGCAGCCCGGAGGTGCGCTTTGTGCGTGAGATGACCCAGCACCACGCGCAGGCGGTGGACATGGCGACCCGCTTGCGCGAGCGCACCGACGACCGCACCCTGCGTTCGCTGACCCTCGACATCGTGCTCTCGCAGCAGGAGCAGATCGGGCAGATGCGCGGCTGGCTGACCCTCTGGGGCCTGCCGTGGGGCGGCGAGGGCATGAGCGCCGAACACGCCCGCATGATGGGCATGGCGACCCCGGAGGAGCTGAACCAGATTGACACCCTGCCCGTGCGTGACGCCGAGGCCCATTTCCTGCGGCTGATGATTCGCCACCACCAGGGGGCGCTGGCGATGGTGGAACCCGCCCTCGGGGACGGGATTCGCCCGGAGGTCCGTACCCTCGCCCGGCAGATTCAGGCGGCCCAGGGCGGCGAGATTCGCCTGATGGAAGACCTGCTGCGCCAGCGCGGGGAGTCCCTGCCGCCCCCACCCGAAGCGGCTGAAGGCGGGGGGCACGAGGGGCACTGAGGGCCAGACGGGACGGACGCGGAGGTAACTTTCCCGCGTCCGTCTCCCCTTTTCCCTACTCGTCGTCCCAGCTCAGCTCATCCAGCCCCGACCCCCGTCCCTCCCGGCGTTCCTTGCGGCGGGCCTGCTTGCCCGACTTCTTCTTGGGGCGGGGAGGAAGCTGCAACTCGTAGGTGCGCGTGGGATCACAGGGGGCGGGCTGCTCGCCCAATCGCTCGCCGGGGTCGGCGGTGCGGAGGTTGCCCGCCGGGTGCAGGTGCCGCCCCGCGCAGTAGGGGCACTCGTCCACGACCCAGAACATCAGCCGGGTGCCGGGCAGGTCGCGCAGCGTCACGGAGGCGGGCCGGGGGCCTTGGCGGTCGCGTTTGCCCATAGGGGGTCAGGCTAGAGGAGGTGGGACGGGGGGAATGTGGGGGAAGGCGCGTGGCCCGCGACCACAACCTCCACACTTTCTCCCGCTCGGTCTATCCGGCGACCTTGCAAGTTCACTCGGAGGTTTCAGGTGCACACGTCAACCTCGTGCACCAGAGGCCGTATCCGGCTGCGCACCCGGCGGCTGACCCAGTCCAGCGCTGTACCACAGCATGACGGCGCCGGCGACCACGGCTCCCACCGCAGGGGCTGCTTCCCATCCCAGGGCGAACAGGCTGGCGAACAGCGCGGCCGTGCCCACCATCATGAACGCGAGCTGCCGGAACACCGCTGCGCCAAACGCCTGAGCAAACGGATAGAAGTGTGCGCCAACAGCGAACACCACCCACAGCACCACCAGCGGCGCCTGGCCTGCCAGCGTCAGCAGCCGGGCACCCACCGATAGAGCCAGCACCATCAGCAGCACGCTCACCTGATAGGTACGCCAACTCGCCGCGTCTGGTCGCCGGGGGGCCGGGAGCGCCCCCGGTCGGCGCAGCCGCGAGAGCGTCAGGACGAAGGCAAGCACGCCCAGACCGCGCAGGCTCCAGGCCAGGGCGCTGGGAAAGACACCCACATTGAACAGAATGAAGCAGAGCCCACCAAAGGCACCCAGCATGGCTCCCAAAACGTGACCTGGCATCCCTCAGGGTACCGGACTGGCCGTGAGGACGGCGTGCCCGGATCGCCACGTCACTGCGGGGAACCGATGCCGGACACCTGCTCGGGGAACAAGTCTAGGGCCTACGCCTCCCCCTCCGTGTCGTCGCGCAGGTACGTCACCACCGAGCGGCAGTGGGTCAGGCCCGCGTGGGCGTACAGGGCACGGGCGGGGCGGGCGTGGTCGTGGGCGCGGGCGCGGAGGTGGCGCAGTTCGGGGGAGGCGGCGGCCTCGGCGGCGGCCAGCGCCAGCAGCACCCGGCCCAGCCGCTGGCCACGCTCGGCGGGGTGCACGGCGAGGTAGGTCAGGTCGGCCCGCGAGGCTTCGGGGTTCAGTTCCAGCTCGGCGAAGCCCACAGGCTGCCCGCCGCGCGTCAGGACCACCAGCCGCACGTCGTCGCGGGCAAAATGGGCCTGCAAGTCGGCGTCGGTCCAGTCGAGGCGCTCGGACCAACCGTCCTCGGCGGCGCGGTACAGGGCGCGGTAGGCGGCGGGCGTGAGGTGGTCGGTCGCCGCGTAACCCTCCGGCACGCGGGCCTGCCGGGCGAGGTCAGGCACCCGCGCCGTATAGAAATCGGTGGTGTGCATGGGCGTGAAGCTGCACGCCTCCAGAGCCTCCCGCGCGGCGAGGTTGTCGCGGGCGGCAAAGGCGTACACCGGCAGCCCGTCGGCCCGCTCCACCGCCCGCGCGAGCAGGCCGTGCAGCTCGCCGCTCCCCAGTGGGCCTTCCAGCACCAAGCCGTCACGGAAGGGGGCGAGGCCGCAGTAGGCCTCCACCGCCCCGTCGAGGCCCTCGGCCACCAGACACACCCGGTCCTCGCACTCGCCGCGCAGCTCATGCTCGTCGCGGGCGTCGGGCGCGAAGACCTCGCGCTCGGGGGCGTCGTCCATCCAGGTCAGCAGGGCCAGGACGTCGGG from the Deinococcus sp. NW-56 genome contains:
- a CDS encoding phosphatase PAP2 family protein — translated: MTPAPSTSGPLRHLLAFVRAHWRRLLLLFFGLLVPLLIFVSIAEDVFDKEPFAFEEPLMRALHAGQSPLLDHVAATFSLLGSARGMVPVTLVLVFLFYRLRHRLGYFLALGLGGVALINVLLKNVFDRPRPAFWTPILPEPDYSFPSGHAMFASALATSLLVLLWPTRWRVPALILGGLYVLGMMWSRVYIGVHYPTDVLGGALFSLAWVVALTRVLRIHPAFPVRSREE
- the ychF gene encoding redox-regulated ATPase YchF; this encodes MGLAIGIVGLPNVGKSTLFNAITRAGALAANYPFATIEPNVGRVTVPDERLAALSKVFTKGDRVPPIIPTFVEFVDIAGLVKGASQGEGLGNQFLANIREVDAIAHVVRCFEDGNVVHVAGKVDPIDDIETINTELILADLAGLEKRLANLQKKAKGGDKEAREQAELAEQILAVLGEGKPARAGRYEGRIPKEFGLITTKPVIYVANVGEDDLGEDNAYVQQVREYAAREGASVVKISAQIEGELAEMPEDEAREFLADLGVEESGLDQLVKVGYETLGLITFITSGEKEVRAWTIRRGEKAPEAAGEIHSDLERGFIRAEVIEWQKMVEAGGWANAKSKGWVRTEGKEYVMQDGDIMNVLHNM
- a CDS encoding antibiotic biosynthesis monooxygenase — protein: MTTPSPTPSPEAPQGVTLVVTELVRPARVADYEAWARELHGRLGQQPGFVGVHVLRGESGGTPEYMTLLRFASPEALAAWRESEAYRSALARLPEFTAGEVDYRESVGLEAWFDRPTRTTGAPPLWKNVLVGFVGVYPLILLFTWLSHPLVQGWPWWAAILPSAFLATVFLNWPVLPLLSRGLRGWLYPRR
- a CDS encoding FtsW/RodA/SpoVE family cell cycle protein; its protein translation is MSLQLVMAQVILLTLGLIGVATASPEKILDHGVKALIALAATFLVARLRPRFFLKLAPYFWGFTLVLLVLTLFIGQGAAGSEGVKRWLEFGPIRFQPSELAKLGLVLQLASFFSRRGVQNKLISATGMIVFTTLLIILEPDLGTSVLTFGLGIILMYAAGVRITNISGFVLALGLLSLPFLNKYLETHPYILERFFGHVNREETAEVGLDQIGKAHRDLNFGGLWGQGPDGPRYSYFADDTDLIVATVGYSTGLLGVAMLFFAYWLIVATALQVSQLATRVRPMTPEIHGATILATGAMFMVVGQAFVNLAVAAGLFPVTGVPLPLVSYGFSSMLTMSLALGVIHSAMREVRRQLPAGEDSPDVVAVPAD
- the murD gene encoding UDP-N-acetylmuramoyl-L-alanine--D-glutamate ligase; the protein is MTERGGRSGGGERILIYGLGRSGRGVARFLGREGRQAEWHDARPGAEDEALMGELSFRRGDVAGTYDTVVAAPGVPIDHPDLLALAERGAEVIGEVVLAARARPTLPMVGVTGTAGKGGTTVLIAHLLRGQGVGAREGGNIDPPLLDVVDDAEVAVVELSSFQLERVPGLRLPVAVITNLGVDHLDRHRTVEAYHAAKRNITAGQTGEDVLVVPAGLDVPARAQVRPFTPGRLSLADGREVLAASELPEGLHPANAAAALLAAEALLSRLGRPVDAPALADSLRAAQPVAGRFETVARVGNVRFVDDSIATRTLAVQAALERSVPPVAWLVGGRDKGADLAPLREAARGRVTRVIAFGEDGEALARGLDLPYEVVRGETGEATLRAAAAAGLAALGGPGGSGTVLLAPVGTSFDSFRDYRERGLTFARVARELAGAAQPEGQA
- the trmFO gene encoding methylenetetrahydrofolate--tRNA-(uracil(54)-C(5))-methyltransferase (FADH(2)-oxidizing) TrmFO, with the translated sequence MTASSPTITVVGAGLAGSEAALAAARLGVRVRLFEMRPVKMTPAHRTGNFAELVCSTSLGGEGEMQAKGLLQAELRSVGGAIVGAADQSRVPAGNALAVDRDEFSARVTQAVRGHPLIEVVPGEIEAVPEGIAVIATGPLTSDALAADLMRLTGSERLSFYDAAAPVIAFDSINLGVAWRAGRYEQSADYINCPFTKEEYLRFFGALEQARAHTPHDWEKLEFFEGCMPIEEIARRGVDTPRFGPMSPKGLDDPRTGRWPYAVAQLRQEDREGRMWSLVGFQTGLKWGDQKAVVQLIPGLENAEIVRYGVMHRNTYLCAPEVLDSTLQLRADGKKFVAGVLAGTEGYLESAATGWLAGTNAARLALGLAPLTPPAESMLGGLTRYLASANPKGFQPMNVNWALVPELPAPEPGPSGKVRKLGKREKRPPMFRRGLAAFMTWAGEEAGLSVTPPAVPQPEEDALPVLR
- a CDS encoding YdcF family protein; amino-acid sequence: MATERGRGVLEGAAIGAALAVLAAYLGEIRGTVPLLLALVLGGGVAGAFAPSRRGLRVGSGVVAAVFAACLLTPVLRAPLAGLVLSQPPVRADAVVVLGAGVQCGTGTLDPHSLARLVRGLELWRAGYAPRLTVSEQSDLLGPTSCPRQSDLQRAHIRALYPQGGPEIVTLRRVTTTRDEAARVRDLARERGWRRVLVVTSPSHSRRATRLIASGGVEAVSVPAGETRFDMTLPLPSDRLAALRTLLYEGLSRVKAAVGGTPER
- a CDS encoding mechanosensitive ion channel family protein — its product is MTGDVNTSQLLGLDALWAALLDTWREVERALAAYGANALIALGLVLVYALVFRLASRAGQVLVRRLVRTDAQATAGHLVRTVLRLTFGLLVVLSVGALFPGLSNWSRPVFRTYLLLLLLFVGWSVVSHLLRVEADRLDLDASLRLLARNLTRAVWVLLGVYLVSAQFGIDLLPILGGLGVAGLAVGFAAQDILANLISGVTLLLDRPFRIGDWIRTENHEGQVASLTLRTTRLRTRDGEYVSIPNKDVAGAVVENLTVGGRLRLNIPLGVAYEGGVERARAVLMPVLQTFPGVLDDPPPVVLVQELEESRVRLLLRFWIDAEEVASYPVTRMRVLEAARAALDAAGLEVAYPRMRVQLDPVPEAHGD
- a CDS encoding DUF305 domain-containing protein, yielding MTRRPALLAALALAAALLAVALALTSRSGTPAESSPEVRFVREMTQHHAQAVDMATRLRERTDDRTLRSLTLDIVLSQQEQIGQMRGWLTLWGLPWGGEGMSAEHARMMGMATPEELNQIDTLPVRDAEAHFLRLMIRHHQGALAMVEPALGDGIRPEVRTLARQIQAAQGGEIRLMEDLLRQRGESLPPPPEAAEGGGHEGH
- a CDS encoding GNAT family N-acetyltransferase, whose amino-acid sequence is MIRPMQATDAPDVLALLTWMDDAPEREVFAPDARDEHELRGECEDRVCLVAEGLDGAVEAYCGLAPFRDGLVLEGPLGSGELHGLLARAVERADGLPVYAFAARDNLAAREALEACSFTPMHTTDFYTARVPDLARQARVPEGYAATDHLTPAAYRALYRAAEDGWSERLDWTDADLQAHFARDDVRLVVLTRGGQPVGFAELELNPEASRADLTYLAVHPAERGQRLGRVLLALAAAEAAASPELRHLRARAHDHARPARALYAHAGLTHCRSVVTYLRDDTEGEA